One stretch of Alcaligenes faecalis DNA includes these proteins:
- the ribA gene encoding GTP cyclohydrolase II, whose translation MQSIPDAALASESDSTLAAQQAKPGALLDYVSSSRLPTPWAVFQIHVFVERSNQKEHVLLTLGDVADGEPVLARVHSECLTGDALFSLRCDCGPQLQLALERIATAGRGALMYLRQEGRGIGLVNKIRAYNLQDQGADTVEANEKLGFPADMRRYDICKDMLEHVGIQKLRLMTNNPRKVKTLQEIGIDVVERVPHQIEGNPFNESYLNTKRLRLGHWLETDE comes from the coding sequence ATGCAATCCATCCCGGATGCCGCACTGGCGTCAGAATCGGACTCTACGCTTGCTGCCCAGCAGGCCAAACCCGGCGCTTTATTGGACTACGTCAGCTCCAGCCGTTTGCCCACACCCTGGGCCGTATTCCAGATCCATGTATTCGTAGAGCGCAGCAATCAAAAAGAACACGTCTTGTTGACCCTGGGGGATGTAGCCGACGGCGAGCCTGTCCTGGCCCGTGTCCACTCCGAGTGTCTGACGGGCGATGCCCTGTTCAGCCTGCGCTGCGATTGCGGCCCTCAGCTGCAGCTGGCGCTGGAGCGCATTGCCACGGCAGGCCGTGGTGCCCTGATGTATTTGCGCCAGGAAGGGCGGGGTATCGGTCTGGTGAACAAAATCCGTGCCTACAACCTGCAAGATCAGGGTGCGGATACCGTGGAAGCCAACGAGAAGCTGGGCTTTCCTGCCGATATGCGTCGCTACGATATCTGCAAGGATATGCTGGAGCACGTCGGTATCCAGAAACTGCGTCTGATGACCAATAATCCGCGCAAGGTAAAAACCCTGCAGGAAATTGGCATTGATGTGGTGGAGCGTGTGCCGCATCAAATTGAAGGTAATCCCTTTAACGAGAGCTACCTGAATACCAAGCGTCTGCGTTTGGGCCACTGGCTGGAAACGGACGAATAA
- a CDS encoding FMN-dependent NADH-azoreductase: MKLLHVDSSITGANSVSRELSQFVVDQLRQQNDQVQVEHVDLALNPPPHFSADSLGMRLGLDPATLSERQRAENAITEQYLSQFLASDVVVIGAPFYNFTIPSQLKAWMDRLAQAGRTFRYTSNGPEGLAGNKTVYLVLSRGGIYSESEQGQAMEHQESYLRVMFGFMGVTDLRIVYAEGLGKAPELREQIIENAKASVSALLEKSVA, translated from the coding sequence ATGAAACTGCTACACGTAGACTCCAGTATCACCGGCGCCAATTCTGTTTCCCGCGAACTTTCGCAATTTGTGGTTGATCAGTTGCGCCAGCAAAATGATCAAGTCCAAGTGGAGCATGTGGATCTGGCCCTGAACCCGCCACCTCACTTCTCGGCTGACTCCCTGGGCATGCGCCTGGGTCTGGACCCAGCCACTCTGAGCGAGCGTCAGCGCGCCGAGAACGCCATCACCGAACAATACCTGAGCCAGTTCCTGGCCTCCGATGTGGTTGTCATTGGCGCCCCCTTCTACAACTTCACCATTCCCAGCCAACTGAAAGCCTGGATGGATCGTCTGGCTCAAGCTGGCCGTACTTTCCGCTACACCAGCAATGGCCCTGAAGGTCTGGCTGGCAACAAAACGGTGTACCTGGTTCTGAGCCGTGGCGGCATCTACTCCGAATCGGAGCAAGGCCAGGCCATGGAACACCAGGAAAGCTACCTGCGCGTGATGTTCGGCTTCATGGGCGTGACGGACCTGCGTATTGTGTACGCCGAAGGTCTGGGCAAAGCTCCCGAGCTGCGCGAGCAGATTATAGAAAACGCCAAAGCCAGTGTCAGCGCCTTGCTGGAAAAGAGCGTTGCCTAA
- a CDS encoding ABC1 kinase family protein, which translates to MLGGTLLALRDHARVRAIGAVIARYGIGDVMHRLGLSDLLPGNKTPVATEMPERSAPERLRRALEELGPTFIKLGQILATRNDLLPLEWTQELEKLQGHAAPVPWETIRPELEQALGQTVEQAFARFDIQVLASASMAQVYRACLRDGTEVVVKVQRPGLEPLIQADLRLLKQIARLVQQQGLLPEYRPYDIVRALAEAIADELDFTREAANTLAVRENMRPFKDIVVPRVYMEWTSATVMVQEFVPGVSPIQEAQLQAIEADRPLLARRGALAFLHMVLEDGLFHADPHPGNMMALPGNKVAFIDFGLVGHLTERRRQQLLVLLRAIVDGQADGVATTLLDWSGAEDFDWGRLEESAQRYVARQSSGLLSISAALLDFMALARENHLILPPDLALLFKAFITADGVLKRLDPQFDVVEVAQPVIMALMRKQYSPRRVYADLQRSLLESRQLAMDAPQLLRLLMHRVRQGKISARIQIEGMPRLASSLEKAATRLAIAIVTAAFVLILGPVLVTRGPAWLGLTIFSWAGLLAAVLGLVLVLWGFWRRR; encoded by the coding sequence ATGTTGGGAGGAACCTTGTTGGCCTTGCGCGACCATGCACGAGTTCGTGCCATCGGAGCGGTCATTGCTCGATACGGGATTGGGGATGTGATGCATCGCCTGGGTTTGTCGGACCTGCTGCCCGGCAACAAGACCCCGGTGGCGACAGAAATGCCTGAACGCTCCGCGCCTGAACGTCTGCGACGTGCTCTGGAAGAACTGGGCCCCACCTTTATCAAGCTCGGTCAGATTCTGGCCACACGCAATGACTTGTTGCCGCTGGAGTGGACGCAGGAGCTGGAGAAGCTGCAAGGTCATGCCGCACCGGTGCCCTGGGAAACGATCCGGCCCGAGCTGGAGCAGGCTTTAGGGCAAACCGTAGAGCAGGCCTTTGCGCGTTTTGATATCCAGGTGCTGGCCTCGGCATCCATGGCACAGGTGTATCGCGCCTGTTTGCGTGATGGCACTGAGGTGGTGGTGAAGGTGCAGCGCCCCGGTCTGGAGCCTCTGATTCAGGCTGATCTGCGTTTGCTGAAACAGATTGCCCGTCTGGTTCAGCAACAAGGCTTGCTGCCCGAGTATCGCCCCTACGATATTGTGCGTGCCCTGGCTGAGGCCATTGCCGATGAGCTGGACTTTACGCGTGAAGCGGCCAACACCCTGGCGGTGCGTGAGAACATGCGGCCCTTCAAGGACATTGTGGTCCCGCGTGTCTATATGGAGTGGACCAGCGCGACCGTCATGGTGCAGGAGTTTGTGCCTGGGGTCTCGCCCATTCAGGAAGCGCAGTTGCAAGCCATTGAAGCGGATCGTCCCTTGCTGGCCCGCCGTGGCGCGTTGGCGTTCCTGCATATGGTTCTGGAGGACGGCTTGTTTCATGCCGACCCGCACCCCGGCAATATGATGGCCTTGCCGGGCAATAAGGTCGCCTTTATTGATTTCGGCTTGGTGGGCCATTTGACGGAACGTCGCCGTCAGCAATTGCTGGTTTTACTGCGGGCGATTGTGGACGGGCAGGCGGATGGGGTGGCCACCACCTTGCTGGATTGGTCCGGTGCGGAAGATTTTGACTGGGGTCGTCTGGAAGAAAGTGCCCAGCGTTATGTGGCCCGGCAAAGCAGTGGACTTCTGTCCATCTCGGCCGCCTTGCTGGACTTCATGGCTCTGGCGCGCGAGAACCATTTGATTCTGCCACCGGATCTGGCTTTGCTGTTCAAGGCTTTTATTACTGCCGATGGCGTATTGAAACGCCTGGACCCGCAGTTTGATGTGGTGGAGGTTGCACAGCCCGTCATCATGGCCTTGATGCGCAAGCAGTATTCACCTCGCCGTGTGTATGCGGACTTGCAACGCAGCCTGCTGGAGTCTCGCCAGTTGGCGATGGATGCGCCCCAATTGCTGCGTTTGCTGATGCATCGAGTCCGACAGGGCAAGATTTCAGCGCGCATTCAAATCGAGGGTATGCCACGTCTGGCCTCATCGCTGGAAAAAGCGGCTACCCGTTTGGCGATTGCGATTGTGACGGCAGCTTTTGTATTGATTCTGGGACCAGTGCTGGTAACACGTGGCCCCGCTTGGCTGGGCCTGACTATTTTCAGCTGGGCCGGTTTATTAGCCGCCGTGCTGGGTCTGGTTCTGGTCTTGTGGGGATTTTGGCGACGGCGCTGA
- a CDS encoding cytochrome b/b6 domain-containing protein, with product MQASSTRPLLIWDLPTRLFHWLFVISIVGCFVTIKAGGLWMDWHVRFGLLALGLLAFRLVWGLVGGYYSRFSHFFPNPVSSLRYLRDKPAVYPGHNPIGAWSVWLMLIVFGFQAVSGLFANDDIFTTGPLAYLSSDWSKTLTGLHKANEWIMLVIIGLHILAIFLYRVLRGQKLTSVMVKGSMPVPSEPALPASTDTWKTRFLALIIVALIAWGVYWMTGLAPVGGGMDDFM from the coding sequence ATGCAAGCCTCCTCGACTCGCCCTTTACTCATCTGGGATTTACCCACCCGTTTGTTCCACTGGCTGTTCGTGATCAGCATTGTGGGCTGTTTTGTGACGATCAAGGCAGGCGGTCTGTGGATGGACTGGCACGTACGCTTTGGTCTGCTGGCCTTGGGACTACTGGCCTTTCGCCTGGTCTGGGGCCTGGTCGGCGGTTATTACTCGCGCTTTAGCCACTTCTTTCCCAATCCGGTGAGCAGCCTGCGCTATCTGCGCGACAAACCTGCGGTCTATCCGGGCCACAATCCTATCGGCGCCTGGTCTGTCTGGCTGATGTTGATTGTGTTTGGTTTTCAGGCTGTTTCGGGCCTGTTTGCCAACGACGACATCTTCACCACCGGCCCCCTGGCCTACCTGAGCAGCGACTGGTCCAAAACCCTGACCGGCCTGCACAAGGCCAATGAATGGATCATGCTGGTCATTATCGGCTTGCATATCCTGGCTATTTTCCTGTATCGCGTATTACGTGGTCAGAAATTAACCAGCGTCATGGTCAAGGGCAGCATGCCCGTACCCAGTGAACCTGCCCTGCCAGCCAGTACGGATACCTGGAAAACCCGTTTTCTCGCTCTGATCATTGTGGCGCTGATTGCCTGGGGCGTGTATTGGATGACGGGTCTGGCGCCTGTAGGCGGTGGCATGGACGACTTTATGTAA